The Planococcus versutus genome contains a region encoding:
- a CDS encoding diguanylate cyclase, which yields MTQKNYSALLLERMEQDFSKWNKQKEVQEQEVYRFLHTMKGTAGTIGLKELADFCEIQLSFYTENKVNLIAIDSLQNFMEKARTFFADNKCNADQEMLVDNIKDPLPSESFVLVIDSDVETAAHLKETLIKNGIQVVIALTGKKGLEFFYTLQPHMVIVDLNLSDIDGFELVARIHETARSKCLPLAIVSSDNRIENQIRAMEIGATDFLSKPLNMSYVVPYVLNRLQNQKMFSQETLYDDLTGAGNRKYFSDVLTQMKNSSVNSKKNFTLVLFDLDYFKKVNDTYGHTIGDEVLRNFSQLVLKMKRDSDIFFRYGGEEFALILPNTKAQTAKPLIEEIRLAFANTAFTDHSFTSFYVSFSAGISDYQHQQEHLVSNADQALYKAKKNGRNQTMLYKTDAKDLRRHLTIIIIDDDSLVRKLVSKQFSTWHPDDFDIYIEEYTDGVTFTKSQWYKEDENYMILLDGVMPKMDGLEVLHHIRSQYPHENIIISMLTSRTNESDIVLALKSGADDYIVKPFYAQEVVARVQRLTMRMFN from the coding sequence ATGACTCAAAAAAATTATAGCGCATTACTTTTAGAGCGAATGGAACAAGACTTTTCCAAATGGAATAAACAAAAAGAAGTTCAAGAACAAGAAGTTTACCGCTTTTTACATACGATGAAAGGCACTGCTGGAACAATTGGTTTAAAAGAACTAGCTGATTTCTGTGAAATACAATTATCCTTTTATACAGAAAACAAAGTTAACTTGATTGCTATCGACTCTCTTCAAAATTTTATGGAAAAAGCTCGTACTTTTTTTGCAGACAATAAATGCAATGCAGACCAAGAAATGTTAGTGGATAATATTAAAGATCCTCTTCCTTCTGAATCTTTTGTTTTGGTAATAGATTCTGATGTCGAAACAGCAGCTCACCTGAAAGAAACATTGATAAAAAACGGCATTCAAGTAGTAATTGCTTTAACAGGTAAAAAAGGCTTGGAGTTCTTTTATACACTTCAACCTCATATGGTTATTGTTGATTTAAACTTATCCGATATAGATGGCTTTGAATTAGTTGCTAGAATTCATGAAACAGCTAGAAGTAAATGCCTTCCTCTTGCTATAGTAAGCTCAGACAATCGAATTGAAAACCAAATTCGAGCAATGGAAATCGGAGCAACTGATTTTCTCTCTAAACCATTAAACATGTCTTATGTTGTTCCTTACGTATTAAATCGGTTGCAAAACCAAAAAATGTTTTCACAAGAAACACTTTATGACGACTTAACAGGAGCAGGTAATAGAAAATATTTCAGTGACGTGCTTACACAAATGAAAAATTCATCAGTCAATTCGAAAAAAAACTTTACATTAGTTTTATTTGATTTAGATTATTTCAAAAAAGTAAATGATACATACGGACATACTATTGGAGATGAAGTCTTAAGAAATTTCAGCCAACTTGTATTGAAAATGAAAAGAGATTCTGATATTTTTTTCCGTTATGGAGGAGAAGAATTTGCATTGATTCTTCCAAATACAAAAGCTCAAACAGCAAAACCGTTAATTGAAGAAATTCGTTTAGCATTTGCAAATACAGCATTTACAGACCATTCATTTACATCGTTTTATGTAAGTTTTTCTGCAGGAATAAGTGACTATCAACATCAGCAAGAACATTTAGTAAGTAACGCGGATCAAGCCTTATACAAGGCGAAGAAAAATGGACGAAATCAAACAATGTTGTATAAAACAGATGCAAAAGATTTAAGAAGACATCTCACAATTATTATTATTGATGATGATTCTCTAGTACGTAAGTTAGTTTCAAAACAATTTTCTACATGGCATCCTGATGATTTTGATATCTATATTGAAGAGTATACTGATGGAGTTACTTTTACCAAGTCTCAATGGTATAAAGAAGATGAAAATTACATGATTTTACTTGATGGCGTAATGCCAAAAATGGATGGATTAGAAGTCTTGCATCATATTCGGAGTCAATATCCTCATGAAAACATCATTATTTCTATGTTAACTTCTCGCACAAATGAATCCGATATTGTTTTAGCTTTGAAGAGCGGTGCAGATGATTATATCGTTAAACCTTTTTATGCGCAGGAAGTAGTAGCACGTGTACAGCGTTTAACAATGAGGATGTTCAATTGA
- a CDS encoding HEAT repeat domain-containing protein, which produces MTISNFSILIMVLFFSQLLLLFILAWRKQKLSKKEQEINQQYDALTDIFSSYMTDPSDEHFLKEIRNSSHQVVILERLLNGYVSVTKNSTMSPLVAKLSEDFLTEHYAKQINQRNWAIRMNTLYFIEDFHMKSFAPLVKEKLCKTHKLDQETQQLIRTLTSLNDPMTISVLAQYPEASVRLYIDVLKRLSPITRLQELNTALLNQENNKPLKYASISFIGTSGLTNFLPQIEEEFQNQDEEIRIQALKTVWHLQHLSDPSLLIPFLHSTSWQERMFATRIVGKLQLSRYKEVLSELLGDSVWWVRYSSAEALTQFSDGDVLLHHLAVHHPDRYARDMASQWEISLIGSEKQ; this is translated from the coding sequence TTGACTATTTCAAATTTCTCAATACTTATCATGGTTCTTTTTTTTAGCCAATTACTTCTTTTGTTCATTTTAGCTTGGCGAAAGCAAAAATTAAGTAAAAAAGAGCAAGAAATAAATCAGCAATATGACGCTTTAACCGATATCTTCAGTTCTTATATGACAGATCCTTCCGATGAGCATTTTCTCAAAGAAATACGTAATAGTTCCCATCAAGTAGTGATTCTTGAACGCTTATTAAATGGCTACGTATCTGTAACAAAAAACAGCACCATGTCGCCTCTTGTTGCAAAACTTTCTGAAGATTTTTTAACAGAGCACTATGCAAAGCAAATCAACCAAAGAAATTGGGCCATTCGAATGAATACCTTATATTTTATCGAAGATTTCCACATGAAGTCTTTTGCGCCACTAGTAAAAGAAAAGTTATGTAAGACACATAAACTAGATCAAGAAACACAGCAACTTATCAGGACTTTAACATCTTTAAACGATCCTATGACAATTTCTGTACTGGCACAGTATCCCGAAGCATCCGTTCGATTATATATTGATGTCTTAAAAAGGCTTTCGCCTATTACTCGTTTGCAAGAATTAAATACTGCTCTCTTAAATCAAGAAAATAATAAACCTTTAAAATATGCTTCTATTTCTTTTATTGGTACGTCAGGATTAACTAATTTTCTTCCTCAAATCGAAGAAGAATTTCAAAATCAAGATGAAGAAATACGAATTCAAGCATTAAAAACTGTTTGGCATTTGCAACATTTGTCAGATCCAAGCTTATTAATTCCTTTTCTGCATTCTACTTCTTGGCAAGAACGAATGTTTGCTACACGAATTGTCGGGAAACTTCAATTATCGCGTTACAAAGAAGTGCTTAGTGAACTTCTTGGGGATTCTGTTTGGTGGGTTCGTTATTCATCTGCCGAAGCTTTAACACAGTTTTCAGATGGCGATGTTTTACTTCACCATTTAGCAGTTCATCATCCAGATCGTTATGCACGAGATATGGCCAGTCAATGGGAAATATCTCTAATAGGAAGTGAAAAGCAATGA